The following are from one region of the Cloacibacterium sp. TD35 genome:
- a CDS encoding DEAD/DEAH box helicase, protein MNLFTESNLSPDLLKAIGELGYEQPTEIQKQTIPFILSDTRDLIALAATGTGKTAAFSLPILDMIDDASRKIQLLVLCPTRELCLQITKDIKNYTKYLPNLKTTAVYGGSSITDQIRSLREKPQIIVGTPGRVIDLIGRKALDFSEIHWLVLDEADEMLSMGFKDDLETILSETPSEKQTLLFSATMSKEVERITKNYLTNPHRISVGSINEVKKNIKHEYYVVGYRQKKEALKRLLDANPNQYSIIFCRTRMETQEVADFLMQNAYAADALHGDLSQAQRDTVMKKFRLKNIDILVATDVAARGLDVNSLTHVIHYSLPDDPEVFVHRSGRTGRAGKDGISMSLIKPEESRKLKQIKLSTKIEIVEKKIPTGEEIIKAQVEGVFEKLFTEHEDLFTFDDSLIPDLSAFTKEELVHQLLQLQLRDLALFYKDKKDLADQKFSNDRDDRGSRRDRDRDRGRDRDRGDRGNRFERGDRDGGRERGGKPKRRNENMTRFFFNLGKRDNLKKMDMLEIINKATAKSKKRADIGDIEILEKFSFFEVEKSFKDEVLKGLQTQKFKGKDMRAEVAN, encoded by the coding sequence ATGAATTTATTTACGGAATCCAATTTAAGTCCTGATTTATTGAAGGCAATTGGCGAACTCGGCTACGAACAGCCGACAGAAATCCAGAAACAGACTATTCCTTTTATCCTTTCGGATACTCGCGATCTCATCGCACTTGCGGCAACAGGAACAGGCAAAACAGCAGCATTTTCGCTTCCGATTCTGGATATGATAGACGACGCAAGTCGTAAAATCCAGTTATTAGTGCTTTGCCCTACTCGTGAACTTTGCCTTCAGATTACCAAAGACATTAAAAACTATACAAAGTACCTTCCTAACCTAAAAACTACCGCAGTTTATGGAGGAAGCAGTATTACAGACCAAATTCGTTCACTTCGTGAGAAACCACAGATTATTGTAGGAACTCCAGGACGTGTAATTGATTTAATTGGTAGAAAAGCTTTAGATTTTTCAGAAATCCATTGGCTCGTTTTAGACGAAGCTGATGAAATGCTTTCTATGGGTTTCAAAGATGATTTGGAAACTATTTTAAGCGAAACACCTTCTGAAAAACAAACGCTACTTTTCTCTGCTACGATGAGCAAAGAAGTAGAACGTATTACCAAAAATTATTTGACTAATCCGCACAGAATTTCTGTAGGTTCTATTAACGAAGTTAAGAAAAACATTAAGCACGAATATTATGTGGTAGGTTACAGACAGAAAAAAGAAGCATTAAAAAGATTATTGGATGCCAATCCTAATCAATATTCTATTATTTTCTGTAGAACAAGAATGGAAACTCAGGAAGTTGCAGATTTCTTGATGCAAAATGCGTATGCAGCAGATGCACTTCACGGTGATTTATCTCAAGCGCAGAGAGATACGGTAATGAAAAAATTCCGTTTGAAAAACATTGATATTTTGGTTGCAACAGACGTAGCAGCTAGAGGTTTAGATGTAAATTCTCTTACACACGTAATTCACTACTCGCTTCCAGATGACCCAGAAGTTTTCGTACACAGAAGTGGTAGAACTGGTAGAGCTGGTAAAGATGGTATTTCTATGTCTTTAATTAAACCTGAAGAATCTAGAAAACTAAAACAAATCAAGCTTTCTACAAAAATTGAAATTGTAGAGAAGAAAATCCCAACGGGTGAAGAAATTATCAAAGCTCAAGTAGAAGGTGTTTTCGAAAAACTGTTTACAGAACACGAAGATTTATTTACTTTTGATGACAGTCTTATCCCAGATTTATCTGCATTCACTAAAGAAGAATTGGTTCACCAGTTGCTTCAACTTCAGCTAAGAGATTTGGCACTGTTCTACAAAGACAAAAAAGATTTGGCAGACCAAAAATTCTCAAACGACAGAGATGATAGAGGTAGCAGAAGAGACCGTGACAGAGATAGAGGAAGAGACAGAGACAGAGGAGATAGAGGAAATCGTTTTGAAAGAGGCGACAGAGACGGAGGAAGAGAAAGAGGAGGAAAACCAAAAAGAAGAAACGAAAACATGACCAGATTCTTCTTTAATCTTGGTAAAAGAGACAATCTAAAGAAAATGGACATGCTAGAAATCATCAATAAAGCTACGGCTAAATCTAAGAAACGTGCAGATATTGGTGACATAGAAATCCTAGAAAAATTCTCTTTCTTCGAAGTTGAAAAATCTTTCAAAGATGAAGTTCTAAAAGGTTTACAAACTCAGAAATTCAAAGGAAAAGATATGCGCGCCGAAGTGGCCAACTAA
- a CDS encoding DUF2461 domain-containing protein: MQSSTLQFLRNLEKNNNREWFNENKTLYQEAQQDVISFVEKLIEEMADFDEEMGKLEAKKSVFRIYRDTRFSKDKTPYKTNFGAGLGMGKGNKISGYYLHIEPGKSFLAGGVYKPEPSVLKTIRQEISAFGNEFKVILEQDEFRNYFRGLSVEDKLKKVPQGFEKDDKMAEYLKLKHFIVTHPVSDEQLLSENAVKEFAKIFKAMKPLNDFLQTPFI; this comes from the coding sequence ATGCAATCATCCACACTTCAATTTCTTAGAAATTTAGAAAAGAATAACAATAGAGAATGGTTTAATGAAAATAAAACGCTTTATCAAGAAGCGCAACAAGATGTGATTTCTTTTGTGGAGAAATTAATAGAAGAAATGGCGGATTTTGATGAAGAAATGGGAAAACTAGAGGCTAAAAAATCTGTTTTTAGAATTTATAGAGACACAAGGTTTTCTAAAGATAAAACACCTTATAAAACCAACTTCGGAGCTGGTTTAGGAATGGGGAAAGGCAATAAAATTTCAGGATATTATTTGCATATAGAACCCGGAAAATCTTTTTTAGCAGGTGGTGTTTATAAGCCAGAACCATCGGTTTTAAAAACGATAAGACAAGAAATTTCTGCTTTTGGTAATGAGTTCAAAGTAATTTTAGAACAAGATGAGTTTAGAAATTATTTCCGAGGATTAAGTGTAGAAGATAAGTTGAAAAAAGTGCCACAAGGTTTTGAAAAAGACGATAAAATGGCTGAATATTTGAAACTCAAGCATTTTATTGTAACACATCCTGTCTCTGATGAACAATTGCTCAGTGAAAATGCGGTTAAGGAATTTGCTAAAATTTTCAAAGCCATGAAACCGCTCAATGATTTTTTACAAACACCTTTTATATAA
- a CDS encoding TlpA family protein disulfide reductase, with product MKKFILLFALLIFGWGVSQQVPKVLKTKFSKEALAQKVTDINGKTISISKILEQNKGKILVLDLWASWCRDCIQSMPKAKELEDKNPNVKFIFLSLDRNEEAWKKGLQKYDITQKENYWFHVGWKNDFNNYIDLNWIPRYLVVNQKSGIAKYYAISPEDAEIQKTIDDLSK from the coding sequence ATGAAAAAGTTTATCCTATTGTTTGCGCTTCTCATCTTTGGATGGGGAGTCTCGCAACAAGTTCCAAAGGTTTTGAAAACCAAGTTTTCTAAAGAAGCTTTGGCTCAAAAAGTAACAGATATTAATGGTAAAACCATCAGTATTTCTAAAATTTTAGAACAAAATAAAGGAAAAATCCTCGTGCTTGATTTATGGGCAAGTTGGTGTAGAGATTGTATACAGTCTATGCCAAAAGCCAAGGAATTAGAAGATAAAAATCCGAATGTGAAATTTATTTTCCTCTCTCTAGACCGAAACGAAGAAGCATGGAAAAAAGGATTACAAAAATATGACATAACCCAAAAAGAAAATTATTGGTTCCATGTAGGTTGGAAAAATGATTTTAATAACTATATAGACCTCAACTGGATTCCGAGATACTTGGTAGTCAATCAAAAATCTGGAATTGCAAAATATTACGCGATTTCTCCAGAAGATGCAGAAATTCAGAAAACGATAGACGATTTATCAAAATAA
- a CDS encoding alpha-amylase family glycosyl hydrolase has translation MKKIVLASALAFLASCASQNTTTSSSFDWKGANVYFAVTDRFNNGNPDNDVNFNRTEKAAVLRGFEGGDIRGVIQKIDEGYFNELGINAIWLTPIVEQIHGATDEGTGLTYAFHGYWTKDWTALDPNFGTEEDLKELVEKAHQNGIKIVLDAVINHTGPVTYADPEYPNKWVRTEPQCTYSSYETTTACTLVKNLPDVLTESDENVGLPPMLEQKWRKEGRYEKEMSELNVFFVKTGFPRAPKYYIMKWLADYIVKYGIDGYRIDTLKHTNEDVWKDFKKVCDLAFAEYKLNNPKKILDNSPFFTIGELYGYGISQKRFYDFGDKKVNYYQNGLNSLINFDFKGDANKSYEEIFSNYDQILHADLSGNTVMNYISSHDDGGPFDKERKRNYEAGTKLLLAPGISQVYYGDETARKLIVEGATGDANLRSNMNWDEVKNNPETQKVLTHWQKIGQFRRNHAAVGAGKHQMVSNSPYWFTRAYKDDKVLVGLDLNSGVKEVSVAGIFENGTRLRDAYSGKTAKVTNGKVSIDSEFGIVLYEKL, from the coding sequence ATGAAAAAAATAGTTTTAGCTTCCGCGTTAGCTTTTTTAGCAAGTTGCGCATCACAAAACACCACAACCTCATCATCTTTTGATTGGAAAGGAGCCAATGTATATTTCGCAGTGACCGATAGATTCAATAATGGAAATCCTGATAATGATGTCAATTTCAACAGAACCGAAAAAGCTGCTGTTTTAAGAGGCTTTGAAGGTGGAGACATAAGAGGTGTCATTCAAAAAATAGACGAAGGTTATTTCAACGAATTAGGCATTAACGCGATTTGGCTTACTCCAATTGTAGAACAAATTCACGGAGCTACTGATGAAGGCACTGGCCTCACCTATGCTTTTCATGGATATTGGACTAAAGACTGGACAGCTCTAGACCCCAATTTTGGAACGGAAGAAGACTTAAAAGAATTGGTAGAAAAAGCGCACCAAAACGGAATAAAAATCGTATTAGATGCCGTGATTAATCACACAGGACCTGTTACGTATGCAGATCCAGAATATCCTAATAAGTGGGTAAGAACAGAACCACAATGCACTTATAGCTCTTACGAAACCACTACAGCTTGTACTTTGGTTAAAAATTTACCAGATGTACTTACAGAAAGTGATGAGAATGTAGGACTTCCGCCAATGTTAGAACAAAAATGGAGAAAAGAAGGCCGTTACGAAAAAGAAATGTCTGAACTGAATGTATTTTTCGTAAAAACTGGATTTCCGAGAGCGCCTAAATATTATATTATGAAATGGCTTGCTGATTATATTGTAAAATATGGAATCGATGGTTACAGAATAGACACACTGAAACACACCAATGAAGACGTTTGGAAAGATTTCAAAAAAGTTTGCGACTTAGCTTTTGCTGAATACAAACTCAATAATCCTAAAAAAATTCTAGATAACTCACCTTTCTTCACCATTGGAGAACTTTATGGTTACGGAATTTCTCAGAAAAGATTTTATGATTTTGGAGACAAAAAAGTCAATTATTACCAAAACGGATTGAATTCTTTAATTAATTTCGATTTCAAAGGAGATGCCAATAAATCTTATGAAGAAATTTTCAGCAATTATGATCAAATTTTGCACGCAGACCTTTCTGGAAATACCGTAATGAACTACATTTCTTCTCACGATGATGGTGGGCCTTTTGACAAAGAAAGAAAAAGAAATTACGAAGCAGGAACCAAACTTCTACTTGCTCCGGGAATTTCACAAGTTTATTACGGCGACGAAACCGCTAGAAAATTAATTGTGGAAGGCGCAACTGGTGATGCAAACCTAAGAAGCAATATGAATTGGGATGAGGTAAAAAACAATCCTGAAACCCAAAAAGTATTAACACACTGGCAAAAAATAGGTCAGTTCCGTAGAAATCATGCAGCAGTAGGTGCTGGGAAACATCAGATGGTTTCTAATTCACCCTATTGGTTTACCAGAGCTTACAAAGACGACAAAGTTTTAGTAGGTTTAGATTTAAATTCTGGCGTAAAAGAAGTTTCTGTAGCAGGAATTTTCGAAAATGGAACGAGGTTAAGAGACGCTTATAGCGGAAAAACTGCAAAAGTTACTAACGGAAAAGTTTCCATAGATTCAGAATTTGGCATAGTTTTGTATGAAAAGTTATAA
- a CDS encoding adenylosuccinate synthase: protein MSTYVVVGLQFGDEGKGKITDVLSAKSDYVVRFQGGDNAGHTVYVGEDKFVLHLLPSGVLQCKGKCIIANGVVVNPKAFLREIGQLEAKGYKTDHVFISRRAHVIMPYHIMLDTYREEELGGTQIGTTKKGIGPCYEDKIARVGIRMIDLLNPEVLKEKIEKNLKIKNNLFEKYFGKPAMSFDEIYNEFIEIGKQLQDRIVDTELELNEAIRDNKNILFEGAQALMLDIDFGTYPYVTSSSPSTGGVCTGAGVPPTSLQNLIGVSKAYTTRVGHGPFPTELDNDLGEHIRKVGHEYGATTGRPRRTGWLDLVALKHACMINGINNLVITKLDVLTGIDTLKIATHYKTEDGKIIDYFTSSTTKLYDYEAIYTDLPGWTEDITTARTFDELPENAKKYIGFIEEYLGINVYLVSVGPERSQNIIRKELF, encoded by the coding sequence ATGTCAACTTACGTTGTTGTTGGTCTTCAATTCGGAGATGAAGGTAAAGGAAAAATTACCGATGTTCTTTCAGCTAAATCAGATTATGTAGTTCGTTTTCAAGGCGGTGACAATGCTGGTCACACTGTTTATGTAGGCGAAGATAAGTTTGTGCTACATTTACTTCCTTCTGGAGTTTTACAGTGCAAGGGAAAATGCATTATTGCGAATGGAGTAGTGGTAAATCCTAAAGCTTTTTTAAGAGAAATAGGACAATTAGAAGCTAAAGGTTATAAAACCGACCACGTTTTTATCAGTAGAAGAGCGCATGTAATTATGCCTTATCATATCATGCTCGATACTTACAGAGAAGAGGAATTGGGCGGAACGCAAATTGGAACGACCAAGAAAGGAATCGGACCTTGTTATGAAGACAAAATTGCAAGAGTAGGAATCAGAATGATTGACCTCTTGAATCCAGAAGTTTTAAAAGAAAAAATTGAAAAGAATCTTAAAATTAAAAACAATCTTTTCGAGAAATATTTTGGAAAACCAGCAATGAGTTTTGACGAAATTTACAATGAATTTATAGAAATTGGAAAACAACTTCAAGATAGAATTGTAGATACAGAATTAGAATTAAACGAAGCGATTCGTGATAATAAAAACATCCTTTTCGAAGGAGCACAAGCATTGATGCTTGATATAGATTTCGGTACATATCCTTACGTAACTTCTTCTTCGCCTTCTACTGGTGGAGTTTGTACAGGAGCAGGAGTTCCGCCAACTTCTTTACAGAATTTAATTGGTGTTTCCAAAGCTTATACTACTAGAGTTGGTCACGGTCCTTTTCCTACAGAATTAGACAATGATTTAGGAGAACACATTAGAAAAGTGGGGCATGAATACGGAGCAACCACAGGAAGACCAAGAAGAACAGGTTGGTTAGATTTGGTAGCATTGAAACACGCTTGTATGATTAATGGTATCAATAATTTAGTGATTACTAAATTAGATGTTCTTACAGGAATTGATACGCTGAAAATCGCTACGCATTATAAAACTGAAGACGGAAAAATCATTGATTATTTCACTTCTTCTACTACAAAACTATACGATTACGAAGCTATTTATACCGATTTACCAGGTTGGACAGAAGATATTACCACGGCTAGAACTTTTGATGAATTGCCAGAAAATGCTAAGAAATATATTGGTTTTATTGAGGAATATCTTGGAATTAATGTATACTTGGTTTCTGTAGGTCCAGAAAGAAGTCAAAATATTATTAGAAAAGAATTATTCTAA
- a CDS encoding energy transducer TonB, with protein sequence MSKNFFTYDPHQALNEVVFEKRNKEYGAYALRNEANVFLKKALFIGVGLFGLLAMTPLLINTLKPKAAKTTIYVPINLKDLDRPDDRIEKPEPRVIPPKAPVQVKTQSLTPPTPTRDAVKEETINQKVEDAVISTTTTPGVAVTNPNQHVVTGAENGKEIVKETTKPKSIEIITNVDVEADFIGGVNAFRAKVLQNFDSSVIENETGEVVKAVVTFVVERDGTISNIKVSGANTDFNKEAEKTIKGIKGKWNPAKFQGENVRSYFRFPISMQFE encoded by the coding sequence ATGAGCAAAAATTTCTTTACTTATGACCCGCATCAAGCGCTGAACGAAGTTGTTTTCGAGAAGAGAAACAAAGAATATGGAGCATATGCTCTACGAAACGAAGCTAATGTCTTTCTAAAAAAAGCTTTATTTATTGGAGTCGGATTATTTGGTCTTTTAGCAATGACGCCATTACTTATTAATACGCTAAAGCCTAAAGCTGCAAAAACAACTATTTATGTACCTATCAATCTAAAAGATTTAGATAGACCAGATGATAGAATAGAAAAACCAGAACCAAGAGTTATTCCTCCGAAAGCTCCAGTTCAGGTAAAAACGCAAAGTTTAACTCCGCCTACTCCAACCAGAGACGCTGTAAAAGAGGAGACAATTAATCAAAAAGTAGAAGATGCCGTAATTTCTACTACTACAACTCCGGGAGTTGCTGTTACCAACCCTAATCAGCATGTAGTTACAGGAGCAGAAAACGGAAAAGAAATTGTAAAAGAGACTACGAAACCTAAATCAATTGAAATTATTACAAATGTAGATGTAGAAGCAGATTTCATCGGTGGAGTAAATGCTTTTAGAGCTAAAGTTTTACAGAATTTTGATTCTAGTGTTATCGAAAATGAAACTGGTGAGGTGGTGAAAGCAGTCGTAACTTTCGTAGTAGAAAGAGACGGAACAATTTCTAATATTAAAGTTTCTGGAGCGAATACAGATTTTAATAAAGAAGCAGAAAAAACGATAAAAGGAATTAAAGGAAAATGGAATCCTGCAAAATTTCAAGGCGAAAACGTTCGTTCTTATTTTAGATTTCCTATTTCTATGCAGTTTGAATAA
- a CDS encoding ParA family protein, giving the protein MGKIIGVANQKGGVGKTTTAVNLAAALGVLEKKVLLIDADPQANATSGLGIEEVNFSTYNLLEHSADVKECIQKTSSPNLDLVPSHIDLVAAEIELVDRDKREYMLKKALDEVKSEYDYIIIDCAPSLGLITVNALTAADSVIIPIQCEYFALEGLGKLLNTIKNVQKIHNNDLDIEGLLLTMYDSRLRLSNQVVEEVNTHFPEMVFETVISRNVRLSEAPSFGESILMYDAESKGAIQYIQLAEEVLLKNEKLQNA; this is encoded by the coding sequence ATGGGAAAAATTATTGGAGTTGCCAATCAAAAAGGAGGCGTAGGTAAAACCACTACTGCAGTGAATTTAGCAGCTGCGCTTGGCGTTTTAGAGAAGAAAGTTTTATTAATAGATGCAGACCCACAGGCTAATGCTACCTCTGGTCTAGGTATAGAAGAAGTAAATTTTTCTACCTATAATTTATTGGAGCACAGTGCAGATGTGAAAGAATGTATTCAGAAAACATCTTCTCCAAATCTAGACCTTGTACCTTCTCATATTGATTTGGTAGCAGCAGAAATTGAGTTAGTAGACCGTGATAAGAGAGAATATATGCTTAAAAAAGCATTAGATGAAGTGAAATCTGAGTATGACTACATCATCATAGATTGTGCACCGAGTTTGGGACTTATTACGGTAAATGCACTTACTGCTGCAGATTCTGTTATTATCCCTATTCAGTGTGAGTATTTTGCTCTAGAGGGTTTGGGTAAATTGTTGAACACCATTAAAAATGTTCAGAAAATTCATAATAATGATTTAGACATTGAAGGTTTATTACTCACCATGTACGATTCTAGACTAAGACTTTCTAACCAAGTAGTAGAAGAAGTCAACACGCATTTCCCAGAAATGGTTTTCGAGACTGTAATTTCTAGAAATGTAAGACTTTCTGAAGCGCCAAGTTTCGGAGAAAGCATCTTGATGTACGATGCCGAAAGTAAAGGTGCAATTCAATACATTCAATTAGCAGAAGAAGTACTTCTGAAAAACGAAAAATTACAAAACGCATAA
- a CDS encoding ParB/RepB/Spo0J family partition protein, with product MKDKKRAMGRGLGAILSAESKSTINSATDTGAEKLVGNMVEVALEDIYPNATQPRTYFDETALNELAQSIKNLGVIQPITLRKDGDKFEIISGERRYRASKIAGLKSIPAYIRLVNDQELLEMALVENIQREDLDAIEVALTYQRLLEEIGLTQETLSSRVGKERSTITNSIRLLRLSPEIQNAIRSGEISAGHGRAIISVEDSELQQELFKRIIKEGLNVRQSEKAASELKNPKKSIQKTEKELPNHLRKVEKSLADVLEVGVEIKSSGKGKKGKIILDFNNEDELNKILSHFN from the coding sequence ATGAAAGACAAAAAAAGAGCAATGGGACGTGGTTTGGGTGCTATTTTAAGTGCCGAAAGCAAAAGTACCATTAATTCTGCAACAGATACTGGAGCCGAAAAATTAGTAGGAAATATGGTAGAAGTAGCATTAGAAGATATCTATCCTAATGCAACTCAGCCTAGAACTTATTTTGATGAAACTGCCCTTAATGAATTGGCTCAATCCATAAAAAACCTTGGAGTAATTCAGCCTATCACTTTAAGAAAAGATGGCGATAAATTTGAAATCATCTCAGGAGAAAGACGTTACAGAGCTTCTAAAATTGCGGGTCTTAAATCTATTCCAGCATACATTAGACTGGTAAATGACCAAGAATTGCTAGAAATGGCTTTGGTAGAAAATATCCAGCGTGAAGATTTAGATGCCATAGAAGTAGCACTTACTTATCAAAGATTATTAGAAGAAATAGGTCTTACTCAGGAAACTTTAAGTTCTAGAGTAGGTAAAGAAAGAAGTACCATTACCAATTCTATTCGTTTATTAAGGTTAAGTCCAGAAATACAAAATGCGATTAGAAGCGGCGAGATTTCTGCAGGTCATGGTAGAGCAATCATCAGTGTAGAAGATTCTGAGCTTCAACAAGAACTTTTTAAAAGAATCATCAAAGAAGGATTAAACGTAAGACAATCCGAAAAAGCAGCTTCGGAACTGAAAAATCCTAAAAAATCTATCCAAAAAACTGAAAAAGAACTTCCGAATCATTTAAGAAAAGTAGAAAAATCATTGGCGGATGTTTTAGAAGTAGGGGTAGAAATAAAATCTTCGGGCAAAGGGAAAAAAGGGAAAA